In the Juglans microcarpa x Juglans regia isolate MS1-56 chromosome 6D, Jm3101_v1.0, whole genome shotgun sequence genome, one interval contains:
- the LOC121233930 gene encoding metal tolerance protein 10-like isoform X1 — translation MENDLRTESFDYRTELLSPAGIGPMVVATRQPSWQLNMDGFQLPERHINSDFGFGYFVKALSKTVLVLLMRERKLAAFYKRQVKILEGFNEVDKFTEIGMLPTSSTEEEAEQVARSERMAIYASNIANMVIFVAKVYASVESKSLAVIASTLDSLLDLLSGFILWYTSYAMSKPNQYRYPIGKNRMQPVGIVVFASVMATLGLQILFESGRQLIAKTQPERDSTKERWMIGIMVSVTIVKFVLMTYCRRFKNEIVKAYAQDHLFDVITNSIGLAAAVLAIKFYWWIDPIGAIIIALYTVSNWAKTVMENVWSLIGRTAPPEYIAKLTYLIWNHDKEIKHIDTVRAYTFGCNYFVEVDIVLPEDMSLGQAHNIGETLQEKLEIFPEVERAFVHVDFDITHKPEHRSKLP, via the exons atggaaaacgATCTTCGGACGGAATCTTTTGACTACCGAACGGAGCTTCTGTCGCCGGCGGGGATAGGGCCGATGGTTGTAGCAACAAGGCAGCCATCATGGCAGCTCAACATGGATGGATTTCAGTTGCCAGAGAGACACATCAATTCTGATTTTGGGTTTGGATATTTTGTCAAGGCATTAAGTAAGACAGTTCTTGTACTGTTAA tgagagaaagaaaacttGCGGCCTTTTACAAGAGGCAGGTCAAAATCCTGGAAGGATTCAATGAAGTCGACAAATTTACTGAGATCGGCATGTTGCCTACAAGTTCGACCGAG GAAGAAGCGGAGCAAGTTGCTAGGAGCGAGAGGATGGCAATATATGCATCAAACATAGCAAACATGGTGATATTCGTGGCAAAAGTGTATGCTTCGGTTGAGAGCAAATCACTGGCAGTGATAGCTTCTACCTTAGACTCCCTTTTGGATCTTTTATCTGGTTTTATCCTATGGTATACCTCTTATGCTATGAGCAAACCCAATCAATATCGCTATCCTATTGGAAAGAACCGAATGCAACCTGTG GGCATTGTGGTTTTTGCATCAGTGATGGCAACTCTTGGATTACAAATATTGTTTGAATCAGGTCGACAGCTTATTGCAAAG ACTCAGCCTGAAAGGGACTCCACAAAAGAAAGATGGATGATTGGAATCATGGTCTCAGTCACAATAGTTAAATTTGTGCTCATGACATATTGTCGCAGATTCAAAAATGAAATTGTTAAGGCCTATGCTCAAGACCATCTCTTCGATGTGATCACAAACTCAATCGGTCTTGCAGCAGCAGTTTTAGCTATCAAATTCTACTGGTGGATCGATCCTATTGGTGCCATCATT ATAGCGCTATATACTGTGAGTAATTGGGCAAAAACTGTGATGGAGAATGTTTGGTCATTAATTGGAAGAACAGCCCCACCAGAGTATATAGCAAAGCTAACATATCTCATTTGGAACCATGACAAGGAGATCAAGCACATTGATACTGTTAGAGCCTACACATTTGGCTGCAATTACTTTGTTGAGGTTGACATAGTGTTACCAGAGGACATGTCCCTTGGTCAAGCACATAATATTGGGGAGACCCTCCAAGAGAAGCTTGAAATTTTCCCAGAAGTTGAGAGAGCATTTGTTCATGTGGATTTTGATATCACTCATAAGCCAGAGCACAGGTCAAAGCTACCATAA
- the LOC121233930 gene encoding metal tolerance protein 10-like isoform X2, producing MENDLRTESFDYRTELLSPAGIGPMVVATRQPSWQLNMDGFQLPERHINSDFGFGYFVKALMRERKLAAFYKRQVKILEGFNEVDKFTEIGMLPTSSTEEEAEQVARSERMAIYASNIANMVIFVAKVYASVESKSLAVIASTLDSLLDLLSGFILWYTSYAMSKPNQYRYPIGKNRMQPVGIVVFASVMATLGLQILFESGRQLIAKTQPERDSTKERWMIGIMVSVTIVKFVLMTYCRRFKNEIVKAYAQDHLFDVITNSIGLAAAVLAIKFYWWIDPIGAIIIALYTVSNWAKTVMENVWSLIGRTAPPEYIAKLTYLIWNHDKEIKHIDTVRAYTFGCNYFVEVDIVLPEDMSLGQAHNIGETLQEKLEIFPEVERAFVHVDFDITHKPEHRSKLP from the exons atggaaaacgATCTTCGGACGGAATCTTTTGACTACCGAACGGAGCTTCTGTCGCCGGCGGGGATAGGGCCGATGGTTGTAGCAACAAGGCAGCCATCATGGCAGCTCAACATGGATGGATTTCAGTTGCCAGAGAGACACATCAATTCTGATTTTGGGTTTGGATATTTTGTCAAGGCATTAA tgagagaaagaaaacttGCGGCCTTTTACAAGAGGCAGGTCAAAATCCTGGAAGGATTCAATGAAGTCGACAAATTTACTGAGATCGGCATGTTGCCTACAAGTTCGACCGAG GAAGAAGCGGAGCAAGTTGCTAGGAGCGAGAGGATGGCAATATATGCATCAAACATAGCAAACATGGTGATATTCGTGGCAAAAGTGTATGCTTCGGTTGAGAGCAAATCACTGGCAGTGATAGCTTCTACCTTAGACTCCCTTTTGGATCTTTTATCTGGTTTTATCCTATGGTATACCTCTTATGCTATGAGCAAACCCAATCAATATCGCTATCCTATTGGAAAGAACCGAATGCAACCTGTG GGCATTGTGGTTTTTGCATCAGTGATGGCAACTCTTGGATTACAAATATTGTTTGAATCAGGTCGACAGCTTATTGCAAAG ACTCAGCCTGAAAGGGACTCCACAAAAGAAAGATGGATGATTGGAATCATGGTCTCAGTCACAATAGTTAAATTTGTGCTCATGACATATTGTCGCAGATTCAAAAATGAAATTGTTAAGGCCTATGCTCAAGACCATCTCTTCGATGTGATCACAAACTCAATCGGTCTTGCAGCAGCAGTTTTAGCTATCAAATTCTACTGGTGGATCGATCCTATTGGTGCCATCATT ATAGCGCTATATACTGTGAGTAATTGGGCAAAAACTGTGATGGAGAATGTTTGGTCATTAATTGGAAGAACAGCCCCACCAGAGTATATAGCAAAGCTAACATATCTCATTTGGAACCATGACAAGGAGATCAAGCACATTGATACTGTTAGAGCCTACACATTTGGCTGCAATTACTTTGTTGAGGTTGACATAGTGTTACCAGAGGACATGTCCCTTGGTCAAGCACATAATATTGGGGAGACCCTCCAAGAGAAGCTTGAAATTTTCCCAGAAGTTGAGAGAGCATTTGTTCATGTGGATTTTGATATCACTCATAAGCCAGAGCACAGGTCAAAGCTACCATAA